From one Mesoplodon densirostris isolate mMesDen1 chromosome 19, mMesDen1 primary haplotype, whole genome shotgun sequence genomic stretch:
- the CLEC3A gene encoding C-type lectin domain family 3 member A, with protein MAKNGLVIYILVITLLLDQTTSHTSKFKARKHSKRRVKEKDGDLKTQVEKLWREVNALKEMQALQTVCLRGTKFHKKCYLALEGLKHFHEANEDCISKGGTLVVPRSTDEINAVRDYGKRSLPGVNDFWLGINDMATEGKFVDINGVALSFLNWDHAQPNGGKRENCVLFSQSAQGKWSDEVCRSSKRYICEFTIP; from the exons ATGGCGAAGAATGGACTTGTAATTTACATCCTGGTTATCACCTTACTCCTGGACCAGACCACCAGCCACACGTCCAAGTTCAAAGCCAGGAAGCACAGCAAACGCCGAGTGAAAG AAAAGGATGGAGACCTGAAGACTCAAGTGGAAAAGCTCTGGAGAGAAGTCAATGCCCTGAAGGAAATGCAAGCCCTGCAGACAG TCTGTCTCCGAGGCACAAAATTTCACAAGAAGTGCTACCTTGCCTTGGAAGGCTTGAAGCACTTCCACGAAGCCAACGAAGACTGCATTTCCAAGGGAGGGACGCTGGTTGTCCCCAGAAGCACCGATGAAATCAATGCCGTCCGAGACTATGGTAAAAGGAGCCTGCCGGGAGTCAATGACTTTTGGCTGGGCATCAACGACATGGCCACAGAAGGCAAGTTTGTCGATATCAACGGAGTCGCCCTCTCCTTCCTCAACTGGGACCACGCACAGCCTAATGGTGGCAAGCGGGAAAACTGTGTCCTCTTCTCGCAGTCAGCTCAGGGTAAATGGAGTGACGAGGTCTGTCGTAGCAGCAAGAGGTACATATGTGAGTTCACCATCCCCTAA